A window of the Butyricimonas virosa genome harbors these coding sequences:
- a CDS encoding FimB/Mfa2 family fimbrial subunit: protein MKIEYIIGILIIWGLISCSDRDENQEPTYGKVNVALSVTLSEPENVHSLARSYTDSEIKNVDVLVFDEEGKFMERVKVDGGELTPSGTEISFSIRLDATSKRRVIHLVTNGRSPDGGTDRLNFNDITSGMLESAAIPALGTTAMIFGSLEDQVMPLIMWGRVELPTGINIVTKADGVKLLRVAACVQVKKGVGDATNGLNDFIIQSVTVDKGFDRGYLTPANYSTVVTPVTGRPLSGSTLNYANGWSDGETPSLYIYERNCTVADYMGVIIKAKYKGKEGYYKVVMVDNGETPLNVVRNHRYIITVVSVNGPGYTNVTDAINFAPSNALKVELTDEDSDFPCIVADAQHRMTMSNNVFNLYGKNQTTSVADGIEICTVYSSRGITPVVTGGATWLTNLQVQSLGSNKYKITGDFAAASAAVSTILTLTCDNLSQFVDVSWNPEISTLKDSDSYVLDLLNVTNHNWTIQIMNPSSTTWLALHPTASLPAAFPGVDGFLSELNSNYYTHAYLHIGFGSNRSGRVQMSSVVGGKTKACKIIIVQ, encoded by the coding sequence ATGAAAATAGAATATATAATAGGTATACTGATCATTTGGGGACTTATTTCGTGTTCCGATAGGGATGAGAATCAGGAGCCCACTTATGGTAAAGTGAACGTTGCTCTTTCGGTAACCTTGTCGGAGCCAGAAAACGTACATTCGCTTGCCCGTTCTTACACGGACAGCGAGATCAAGAATGTGGACGTGCTTGTGTTTGATGAGGAGGGTAAGTTCATGGAGCGGGTGAAAGTGGATGGAGGGGAGTTGACACCAAGTGGGACCGAAATTTCTTTCTCCATACGTTTGGATGCTACCTCAAAACGACGTGTCATTCATCTGGTGACTAACGGGCGTTCTCCTGATGGGGGGACGGATCGATTGAATTTTAATGATATTACTTCCGGTATGTTGGAGAGTGCAGCTATTCCCGCTTTGGGGACAACAGCGATGATTTTCGGAAGTTTGGAGGATCAAGTGATGCCTTTGATTATGTGGGGACGTGTTGAACTCCCGACAGGAATAAATATCGTAACGAAAGCTGATGGCGTGAAGTTATTGCGTGTTGCAGCTTGTGTACAGGTAAAGAAAGGTGTGGGCGATGCCACGAACGGTTTGAATGATTTTATCATTCAAAGTGTTACGGTGGATAAAGGATTTGATCGTGGTTACTTGACTCCCGCAAATTATTCAACAGTTGTTACTCCCGTGACGGGACGTCCTCTTTCCGGTAGTACTTTGAATTATGCAAATGGATGGTCTGACGGAGAAACTCCTTCTTTGTATATCTACGAGCGGAATTGTACTGTAGCTGATTATATGGGTGTGATTATTAAGGCCAAGTATAAAGGGAAAGAGGGGTATTATAAAGTGGTGATGGTAGATAATGGGGAGACACCTTTGAATGTCGTGCGGAATCATCGTTATATAATTACGGTGGTAAGCGTGAATGGTCCGGGATATACCAACGTGACGGATGCTATCAATTTTGCCCCGTCAAATGCCTTGAAGGTGGAGTTGACGGATGAAGATTCCGATTTCCCTTGTATCGTGGCTGACGCCCAACACCGGATGACGATGTCCAATAACGTGTTTAACTTGTACGGTAAAAACCAAACGACCTCTGTTGCTGACGGTATTGAAATTTGCACGGTATATTCAAGTCGTGGTATTACTCCTGTGGTAACGGGTGGGGCAACTTGGCTTACTAATTTACAAGTTCAATCGTTAGGGAGTAATAAATATAAGATTACAGGAGATTTTGCAGCAGCCTCTGCAGCTGTATCTACAATCTTGACATTAACTTGTGATAATTTGTCCCAGTTTGTTGATGTTAGTTGGAACCCGGAAATCTCAACCCTAAAAGATAGCGATTCGTATGTTTTGGATTTATTGAATGTTACAAATCATAACTGGACCATACAGATTATGAATCCGTCGTCTACTACCTGGTTGGCCTTGCATCCTACCGCCAGCTTGCCCGCTGCCTTCCCGGGTGTAGACGGTTTTTTATCGGAGCTTAATAGTAATTATTATACTCATGCTTATCTGCATATCGGTTTCGGAAGCAACAGAAGCGGAAGGGTGCAGATGAGTTCGGTTGTTGGCGGTAAGACAAAAGCGTGTAAAATAATCATTGTTCAATAA
- a CDS encoding RNA polymerase sigma-70 factor has protein sequence MPEKEEQFLQRINTKQTEAFRELFSEFYNSLVLFAMGFVEQQDVAEDIVQEVFIAVWERDARYPTYNAFRSFLYNSVKNASLNHLKHKNVEEKYLASLNLEDEGDDIDLKMMEEELYRLLFKTIDELPDKCRNIFLLHLEGKGNEEIALLLNLSILTVKTQKKRAMSYIRERLGRVYFVMMSLGII, from the coding sequence ATGCCAGAAAAGGAAGAACAGTTCTTACAACGTATAAACACGAAACAGACAGAAGCATTTCGTGAATTGTTCAGCGAATTTTATAATTCGCTGGTTCTTTTCGCAATGGGATTTGTCGAGCAACAGGACGTGGCGGAGGATATTGTGCAGGAGGTGTTTATTGCCGTTTGGGAACGAGATGCTCGATATCCGACTTACAATGCTTTTCGTAGTTTCCTTTATAATTCGGTGAAGAATGCCAGTCTGAATCATCTGAAACACAAGAATGTGGAGGAGAAGTATCTTGCTTCGTTGAATCTTGAGGATGAAGGGGATGATATTGATTTGAAAATGATGGAGGAAGAGTTGTATCGTCTGTTGTTTAAGACGATAGATGAACTTCCGGATAAATGTAGGAATATCTTTTTATTGCATTTGGAAGGAAAAGGAAACGAGGAGATTGCTCTTTTGTTGAATTTATCCATATTAACGGTTAAAACACAGAAAAAACGGGCCATGTCATATATTCGGGAACGTTTGGGACGGGTGTATTTCGTGATGATGTCTTTGGGAATAATCTGA
- a CDS encoding FecR domain-containing protein: MDDYKFRMVEMMHLYLSGMITDEEMQELQRWMDVAPENRAMFDRICEGKDILYKYRMYKKIDHRVAYERCEKRVGIKRRSIRVWLKYAAMLLLPLGAIFVMLRNNERKQPVEVATVDILPGETKATLILADGKSMVLQHDTVRDIVVSEGVNAKNSGGGIVYFADGNKRENLQYNVLQTPRGGEYRITLADGSTVQLNSATQLKFPVMFDKKRREVYLTGEAFFEVKKDEKRPFYVIADGVRIRVYGTSFNVNTHDRERVQTVLVEGSIGLSAENGGQEIRMKPSQLGEYRRTDASLNVKNVDIEPYIAWKDGFFVFENQTMEQIMNTLSLWYDVDIFYTNEQLKELHFTGHVKRYEKIDNILRAIKSAVGVTFAVEGKEIWISK, from the coding sequence ATGGATGATTATAAATTTAGAATGGTTGAAATGATGCATCTTTATTTATCCGGGATGATTACGGATGAAGAAATGCAGGAATTGCAAAGATGGATGGATGTGGCACCAGAGAACCGGGCTATGTTTGATCGGATTTGTGAGGGAAAGGATATTTTATACAAGTACAGGATGTACAAAAAAATTGACCATAGAGTAGCTTACGAGCGTTGTGAAAAACGTGTCGGTATAAAGAGAAGGAGTATCCGGGTATGGTTGAAATACGCGGCGATGTTATTACTTCCCTTGGGGGCAATTTTCGTGATGTTAAGAAATAATGAACGAAAGCAACCGGTGGAGGTTGCTACCGTGGATATTCTTCCGGGGGAAACGAAGGCAACTTTGATTTTGGCGGATGGGAAGTCGATGGTTTTGCAACATGATACAGTCCGTGATATTGTCGTGAGCGAAGGGGTTAACGCAAAGAATTCCGGTGGTGGAATCGTGTATTTTGCGGATGGGAATAAGAGGGAAAATTTGCAATATAATGTGTTACAAACGCCGAGGGGAGGGGAATACCGGATTACCTTGGCTGATGGTTCAACGGTACAATTAAACTCTGCCACTCAATTAAAGTTCCCGGTGATGTTTGATAAGAAGAGAAGAGAGGTGTATTTGACGGGGGAAGCCTTTTTCGAAGTGAAAAAAGATGAAAAGCGTCCTTTTTACGTAATTGCTGATGGTGTGAGAATCCGAGTGTACGGGACGTCTTTTAACGTAAATACGCATGATCGAGAACGGGTGCAGACCGTATTGGTAGAAGGATCAATCGGTTTGAGTGCAGAGAATGGAGGACAAGAAATTCGGATGAAACCTTCACAATTAGGTGAATATAGACGAACGGATGCTTCCTTGAACGTGAAAAACGTGGATATTGAGCCTTATATTGCTTGGAAAGATGGTTTTTTTGTATTTGAGAATCAAACGATGGAGCAGATTATGAACACGCTTTCTTTGTGGTATGACGTGGATATTTTTTATACTAATGAACAATTAAAGGAGTTACACTTTACAGGTCACGTGAAACGTTACGAAAAGATTGATAATATTTTGAGGGCAATTAAAAGTGCGGTTGGTGTTACTTTTGCCGTGGAAGGAAAGGAAATCTGGATATCAAAATGA
- a CDS encoding SusC/RagA family TonB-linked outer membrane protein produces MKLYTLFMFVFSFTLVANTHAQQEKVNLDLKNVSIKVLFGEIQKQTALSFVFNTEQTQGLERVSVKAKDESVESVLKRVLANTGLTYRFEGDIIVIREQLMNMNQQEEKKEITITGRVTDEKKEPIPGATILLKGTSLGTATNVDGSYKLTIPEMKDCILVFSFVGMQTQEVKYVGKDTVHVVMVAQLETLDDVVVTGIFKKSKESYTGAVRVVTDKELKEFKGRNLITTLANIDPAFNMIANNDLGSNPNSLPQVQIRGAASLPNIGELQDNSSAELNTPLIILDGFETTLQRMMDLDENEVSSITILKDGSATALYGSRGANGVIVITTREPEPGKLKFYYKGELNIETPDLSDYHVLNSRDKLRLEELSGYYHTTTLGPEYEIQFKEYYNAVLAQVEKGVDTDWLSIPLRTGVGHRHNMRIEGGDKSFRYSLSLQYNLTEGVMKDSKRENFNGEINLQYKHQELIFNNRLSIGLNGAKNSPYGAFSDYVKLNPYWSPYDEDGKIRRYFEPYNWGYWANSSGVDTEKGVPNPLYNATLKTYDKSNYTNITNNFSIEWRPMEALTVQGRVGISWQMNESDVFKPSTHSDFVSYTGDDIARKGSYKYGNGKNLKYEASFMVNFRKLFAEKHLVYAGLNAELDETTGRSYAFGVEGFSDESLDFLSMALQYEKDGKPSGSESKSRRVGLVGNVNYSYDNRYYIDFNVRTDGSSQFGSSKRFAPFYSVGLGWNIHNENFFLDNPYVNRLKLRASYGMSGSQQFSSYQAMETYSYYTGDRYNIWMGAYQMALGNKNLEWQTTDKYNIGVEGEFFNSRVSVTMDVYLEKTSSLLSSLELPYSNGFDSYTENIGAVENKGFELAASLWLLRDTERRVMWSVTGNLSYNKDKITKLSDAMKAANEKLAKNGGSNPNRILREGDSQNVIYAVPSLGIDPSSGEEIFLKKNGEVTKLWDSADRVNCGISEPKYRGNLSTMVRYKDLTFNMSFGYRWGGQLYNQTLIDRVENADKRYNVDERVFNDRWQKPGDKTFFKGINVTTTSNYSSRFVQDETSFWCQNMNLTYELRDQKWMRCLGVSVINATIGTGELFYWSTIKRERGISYPFSRQYTMSLSVMF; encoded by the coding sequence ATGAAATTGTACACGTTGTTTATGTTTGTATTTTCCTTTACTCTTGTAGCGAATACGCATGCACAGCAAGAGAAAGTGAATTTAGATTTAAAGAATGTATCTATTAAAGTTTTATTTGGGGAGATACAGAAGCAAACGGCTTTGTCTTTTGTATTTAACACGGAACAGACACAGGGACTGGAACGTGTTTCAGTGAAAGCGAAAGACGAAAGTGTGGAGAGTGTGTTAAAGCGAGTGTTAGCTAATACGGGATTAACTTATCGTTTTGAAGGGGATATTATTGTTATTCGTGAACAGTTAATGAACATGAACCAACAAGAAGAGAAGAAAGAGATCACGATTACCGGAAGAGTGACGGATGAGAAAAAAGAACCGATTCCTGGAGCAACAATCTTATTAAAAGGAACTTCTTTGGGTACGGCAACAAATGTTGATGGTAGTTATAAGTTGACGATTCCTGAAATGAAGGATTGCATTTTGGTGTTTTCGTTTGTCGGGATGCAGACGCAAGAGGTAAAATACGTGGGTAAAGACACGGTTCATGTGGTGATGGTGGCCCAGTTGGAAACATTAGATGATGTGGTTGTCACGGGTATTTTTAAGAAAAGTAAAGAAAGCTATACAGGAGCCGTGAGGGTTGTGACGGATAAGGAATTGAAGGAGTTTAAAGGTCGTAATTTGATAACAACATTGGCCAATATCGATCCGGCTTTCAATATGATTGCAAATAATGATTTGGGATCGAACCCTAATTCTTTGCCACAAGTGCAAATTCGTGGAGCGGCAAGTTTACCGAATATCGGGGAGTTACAGGATAATTCCAGTGCCGAGTTGAATACACCGTTAATTATTTTGGATGGTTTTGAGACAACTTTACAACGGATGATGGACTTGGACGAGAATGAAGTTTCTTCTATTACGATACTAAAAGACGGATCGGCAACGGCTCTTTACGGGTCCCGGGGAGCTAACGGGGTTATTGTAATCACGACGAGAGAGCCGGAACCCGGTAAGTTGAAATTCTATTACAAAGGAGAGTTGAATATCGAAACTCCGGATTTGAGTGATTATCATGTGCTGAACTCTCGTGACAAATTGCGTTTAGAAGAGTTGTCCGGTTATTATCATACAACAACTTTAGGACCAGAGTATGAGATTCAGTTTAAAGAATATTATAATGCCGTTTTAGCTCAAGTCGAAAAAGGCGTGGATACAGATTGGTTATCCATTCCTTTGCGTACAGGGGTCGGACATCGCCATAATATGAGAATCGAAGGAGGAGATAAGAGTTTTCGATATTCGCTTTCTCTGCAATATAATTTGACAGAAGGAGTCATGAAAGATTCAAAAAGAGAAAATTTTAACGGGGAAATAAATTTGCAGTATAAGCATCAAGAATTGATCTTCAATAACCGTCTATCGATAGGGTTGAATGGTGCAAAAAATTCTCCTTATGGTGCCTTTTCTGATTATGTGAAATTAAATCCTTACTGGAGTCCCTATGATGAGGATGGAAAGATCCGTCGTTATTTTGAACCTTATAACTGGGGATATTGGGCTAATTCGTCGGGCGTTGACACGGAAAAAGGGGTTCCTAATCCGTTGTATAACGCCACTTTGAAAACGTATGATAAGAGTAATTATACGAATATTACCAACAATTTCTCTATTGAATGGAGACCGATGGAGGCATTGACTGTTCAGGGACGTGTAGGTATTTCTTGGCAGATGAATGAATCCGACGTGTTTAAACCATCGACGCATTCCGACTTTGTTTCTTATACAGGGGATGATATTGCACGAAAAGGTAGTTATAAGTACGGAAATGGAAAGAACTTAAAATACGAGGCTAGTTTCATGGTGAATTTTAGAAAATTGTTTGCCGAGAAACATTTAGTATATGCTGGTTTGAATGCGGAACTTGATGAAACGACCGGGCGTTCGTATGCGTTTGGAGTAGAAGGTTTTTCTGACGAATCATTAGACTTTTTGTCGATGGCACTTCAGTATGAGAAAGATGGTAAACCTTCCGGTTCTGAGTCTAAATCTCGAAGAGTTGGTTTGGTTGGGAACGTGAACTATTCTTACGATAATCGTTATTATATAGATTTTAATGTTCGAACAGATGGTTCTTCTCAATTCGGTTCTTCTAAACGTTTTGCTCCTTTCTACTCTGTTGGATTGGGTTGGAATATTCATAATGAAAACTTCTTTTTAGATAATCCTTATGTGAATAGATTGAAATTACGGGCTTCTTATGGAATGTCCGGTAGTCAACAATTTAGTTCTTACCAAGCTATGGAGACTTATTCCTATTACACGGGTGATCGTTATAATATTTGGATGGGTGCTTACCAAATGGCTTTGGGAAATAAGAATTTGGAATGGCAAACTACGGATAAATATAATATTGGAGTTGAAGGAGAATTTTTCAATAGCCGTGTGAGTGTTACTATGGATGTGTATTTGGAGAAAACGTCTAGTTTGTTGTCTTCGTTGGAGTTACCTTATTCTAATGGTTTTGATAGTTACACAGAGAATATAGGAGCTGTTGAAAACAAGGGATTTGAATTGGCTGCCAGCCTTTGGCTGTTGCGGGACACGGAGAGAAGAGTGATGTGGTCTGTTACTGGAAATTTATCTTATAATAAAGATAAGATTACGAAGTTATCAGATGCGATGAAAGCAGCTAACGAGAAGTTAGCAAAAAACGGAGGTTCTAATCCTAACCGAATTTTACGGGAAGGTGATTCTCAGAATGTAATTTATGCTGTACCTTCTTTAGGTATAGACCCAAGTTCGGGAGAAGAAATATTCTTGAAAAAGAATGGAGAAGTAACCAAATTATGGGACTCTGCCGATCGGGTGAATTGTGGAATTTCCGAACCGAAGTATAGAGGAAATTTAAGTACGATGGTGCGTTATAAAGATTTGACATTCAATATGTCTTTCGGTTACCGTTGGGGAGGACAACTGTATAATCAAACTTTGATTGACCGCGTGGAAAATGCTGATAAACGCTATAATGTGGACGAACGGGTGTTCAATGATCGTTGGCAAAAGCCGGGGGATAAGACCTTCTTTAAGGGAATAAACGTGACAACGACTTCCAATTATTCCTCTCGTTTCGTACAGGATGAGACTTCTTTTTGGTGTCAGAATATGAATTTGACGTATGAGTTGAGGGATCAAAAATGGATGCGTTGTTTAGGTGTATCGGTAATTAATGCGACAATCGGGACCGGGGAATTGTTTTATTGGTCGACAATTAAACGAGAGAGGGGAATTTCTTATCCGTTCTCTAGACAGTATACTATGTCTTTGTCTGTTATGTTTTAA